CGGTCATCGATCGGGTTCGAACAGGAGGAGGTGACGACCGTCGGGGAGCGGGTGCCAATAGGGCTTCAGCGGGAGATCCGCAGCCAGGTCTTCCTCGGCGCACCCGATGAGATTGCTCATGACGTTGACGCCCTCGTCGAGCGTCACCATCGCGACAACATAGGGTTCATGGTCGCGGAACGGCGGTCGTGCGCGGCGCACGATCGTGTAGCTGAACAGCTTCCCGCGGCCCGAGACTTCGCGCCATTCGAGCGTGTCGCGCCGGCCGGTGAAGATGCTCGTCGGGCGAGGGTAGAATTGAAATGCGTCCGCGATGCGATCATATTGGATCACAAGCCGCTTCTCGCGCGTCGCATCCCAGAAAGGCGCGGAAAAGCTGCGCGCGGGCGGCAGCGGCCGTTCGATGTCGAGCAAGTCGTTCAGTCGGGTCATGCCGCCCTCAAGCGTTAGGTGTGAGGATCAGGACGGTGCTGGTGTTCCAGTTGCGGCCGTAGGGAATACCGCCGATCCCGGTCACCAGTGCGCTGGCGCTGTTCCGCACCTGTCGTGGCCCGCCGTCCCCGAATAGCTGGCGCACCGCCTCTACCAGGTTGGTGCCGCCACCCGCCAAACCGCATTGGCCCGCGGAAATCTGGCCGCCGC
This portion of the Sphingomonas sp. So64.6b genome encodes:
- a CDS encoding OB-fold domain-containing protein, encoding MTRLNDLLDIERPLPPARSFSAPFWDATREKRLVIQYDRIADAFQFYPRPTSIFTGRRDTLEWREVSGRGKLFSYTIVRRARPPFRDHEPYVVAMVTLDEGVNVMSNLIGCAEEDLAADLPLKPYWHPLPDGRHLLLFEPDR